Proteins from one Ipomoea triloba cultivar NCNSP0323 chromosome 1, ASM357664v1 genomic window:
- the LOC116014645 gene encoding double-stranded RNA-binding protein 1-like → MSASESFQGVSNCYVFKSRLQEYAQKVGLPTPVYETIKEGPSHEPTFRSTVILSDTRYDSLPGFFNRKAAEQSAAEVALIELSRSGERKECISQPVHETGLCKNLLQEFAQKMNYAIPLYECRKDEVTGRPALYSCTVEIGGVKYIGAAARTKKEAELKAARTALLAIESDPSKSNNRPTDYSSYTVVPLKKKVADLGISHQETAAALKPKKGRAARLKKKSRKKRKLLPKSDITDCCTGSIDVTTDEAGLKLGTNDATALEVTDYGVSHMEMKLELIHTYGENNLGGTAAILGVGEVNPVEISPTLCQVELLSGMNVMEEVASVMDASQGMMTASMDA, encoded by the exons GTGTATCAAACTGTTATGTGTTCAAAAGTCGCTTGCAAGAGTATGCTCAGAAAGTTGGACTTCCAACACCTGTTTATGAGACTATAAAGGAAGGTCCTTCCCATGAACCCACTTTTAGGTCAACGGTGATCTTGAGCGACACCAGATATGATTCCCTACCCGGATTTTTTAATCGCAAGGCAGCAGAGCAGTCAGCTGCTGAAGTTGCTCTCATCGAACTTTCTCGGTCTGGGGAAAGGAAAGAATGCATTTCACAACCAGTG CACGAGACAGGCTTGTGCAAAAACCTACTACAAGAATTTGCGCAAAAGATGAATTATGCGATTCCATTGTATGAATGCCGAAAGGATGAAGTGACAGGCAGGCCTGCTTTGTATTCTTGTACTGTTGAAATTGGGGGAGTTAAGTACATTGGGGCAGCAGCGAGAACAAAGAAGGAAGCGGAGCTCAAAGCTGCAAGAACCGCGTTATTGGCCATCGAGTCTGATCCTTCCAAGTCGAACAACAGGCCGACTGACTACTCCTCTTACACTGTTGTTCCGTTGAAGAAGAAGGTGGCAGATCTGGGAATCAGTCACCAGGAGACCGCGGCAGCTCTCAAGCCAAAAAAGGGTCGGGCTGCTCGGCTCAAGAAGAAATCCCGCAAAAAGAGGAAGCTCCTTCCCAAGAGCGATATCACTGACTGCTGCACTGGTAGTATAGACGTTACAACTGATGAAGCAGGACTGAAACTGGGTACAAACGATGCCACCGCGTTAGAAGTAACAGATTATGGAGTGTCACACATGGAAATGAAACTGGAGCTCATCCATACATACGGTGAAAACAACTTAGGAGGAACAGCTGCAATTCTTGGAGTTGGAGAGGTAAATCCAGTGGAAATCAGCCCTACACTGTGCCAGGTGGAGCTTCTTAGTGGCATGAATGTCATGGAAGAAGTTGCATCTGTCATGGATGCTAGCCAAGGCATGATGACGGCATCCATGGATGCATAA